The genomic interval ACTGACTTTTGGTGCGATTAAACCATTTTGACAGCACCTTATTGCGCTCCTCTTGCAGGGCTGCTGCCTGAATTTTCTGATAATCCATTTCCAAATTGAGTTGATGCGGCGGAATACGGCTTTTGAAGTACAAAATGCGCACGGCGTTTTTACCGTCATCGGTGCGGAAACGCAACGGACGCGTAATGCTGCCGACTTTCATGGTGTCTAATGTCATAAACATTGAGTATTCCAGCTCGTCTTTGGAAAGGTGAGTGCTCTTGGTTTCCGGATTTTGCAGAATACCGCCCGAGGCTTTGGTAGATTTGTCGTCTGAATTGGCAAGTGCAACTTTCTCAAAAGGTTGTTTGCCGCTCAAAATAATTGTACGCAGGCTGTCCAAATATTTTTCCGCATCTTTGATATCCTGTTCGGTAGGCTCGGGGCGTATCAGGATGTGGCGCGAGTTGTAGCGATTACCACGGCGCTCTATCAACTGTATCATGTGAATACCAAATTCGGACTCAACAGGCTCTGAAATTTCGCCCGGCTCTAAGCTCAGCGCCATTGCTTCGTAGGGGGGCACAAGTTCTCCCCTACCATGGAAACCCAACTCGCCGCCGCGGGAAGCCGAACCAAGGTCTTCGGAATAGGTGCTTGCCAGTTCTTCAAAACGTGCTTTACCTGAAAGAATCTGCTTTTTTAAGTCCTGCAGTTTGGCTTTTACTTTGTCTTTTTCCGATTTGCTTACCACAGGATAACGAACAATCACTCCCACTTCTACTTCGGCCGGCAAGTAGGGCAAACTATCCTTAGGGATGCTGTGAAAGTATCGCTTTACCTGACGGGGCGTAACTTCCACATCCTTAGTGATTTCGTTCTGCATTTTGTTAACAATCATATTCTCCTGAATAGTAGGGCGGAGTTCTTCTTTAAACTGTGCGATGGTTTTATTGTACGCCTGTTCTATTTTCTGCAAACTGCCGAACTGCTGCTCAAAATAGGCCATGCGGCGGTCTAAATTATTATTCACTTCCACATCGCTTACCATAACAGAGTCTATCTCTGCTTTGGCTACCAACATTTTGTTAATCAGCAATTGTTGTAGTATCTGGCACTTGGCTTCGGGCGGTAGTTGTTGCTGGGTGTTTTCTATCGCCGATTGATAGGCCTTTTCCAAGTCGGATTTAAGTATGATATAATCATTGACCTTTACGATAATTTTATCAACAATTATCCCGTCCGACTGGGCAAAAAGCGGCAGCGTCAGGACAAATGCAAGCAACGAGGTAATCAAATTTTTGCGCATCATGAGCACAGTTTTAATCGTTTTATTTGAAAAGATGAATAATCGGGTTGCGGGTTGCTTTTAGTCAGCAGTAATTTTGTAATTATTGCTCCGTTTGGCTTTTTCTAACAAAGATACTTCCAATTGGTGTTGCAAACTCATTTTTCGCTGATTCAGTAGAATATCGCGTATTTGTTCTTTCACAAATTCAAGAGGTGAGGTTTGGTCTGCCATTTTGTACTCAAAAATTTTCAACATGTAAAAATATTCACCATCGGTGGCGGTTGCATAATGCTGTGTTGCCAAAAACTGCACCTCATTTTTTATTTCGTTGCGCAAAGGCGTGTTGCGGATGAGGTCTGCCAACGGTATCCATGTCGTATCGCTTATCACAGGGTTTTGCGTGTAGCTGAAAGCATACGAGCGCAACTGCTCCCAATCGGAGGGGTTTCGGCTGCGCAACCACGCATATGCTTTTGCCTTATCGGGTGTTTGGTCGCTTATTTTGAACAACAACCCTTTGACAATGTTCTGTTTCAATTCAAAATTTGCCTTATTGGCCTCGTAATAAGCGCGAATTTGGTGGTCGGTAATCAGCGTATCCAAATTTTCGGCAATGTATTGCTGCAAAAAAGCATGTGTAATTAGCTGATACTTATACTCCATTACACGGCGTTCTATTTCGTCGAGGTTCAGGTTGGCATTGGTTACGGCCTCATGGTAAAGTAATTGTGTTTTCGCCCATGTTTGCACGTAGCTTTCTACAATACGCAAGCTGTCTTCGGGCGTTGCAGCATCCGACACAATGCTTTGAATATCAGATGGCATCAAATAAGTGTCATATACTTTTGCAATGGGTTGCTCTGCCTCAGTCCGGTCAATGCCACATGCGGTAAGGCACATCCAAATGCCTGCGAGAAAAATTCTGCTCATAGTCATCGGGCAAATTTACATGAGATTCACCAGATTTTACGGCCGATGCGAAAGTCATTGCAGGAATCGGAAATGCTGCCAAAGGTTTTGTATATTTGAACATTGATGCGCTTACATTTGCATCTGCAATTGACAACAGATGATTAATCCCAACGGAACAGTGAAACAACAGGCTTGGTTGCCGGCTTCGCGCATTATGCACGCTGACAAGTTGCTTCGGCAAATAGTGGTGCATACGCCTTTGCAATACAACGCCAATTTGTCCGAAAAATACCAAGCGAATATTTGGCTGAAACGCGAGGACTTGCAAGTAGTGCGTTCCTATAAACTGCGCGGCGCCTACAACAAAATCAGCAGCCTGAGCAGAGAAGAGTTAGACAGAGGAGTGGTTTGCGCCAGTGCGGGCAATCATGCGCAAGGCGTTGCTTTTTCGTGCAAACTCCTGAAAATTAAGGGAACTATTTTTATGCCTACCCCTACGCCTCTGCAAAAAATAAAACAAGTCAAGTTTTTTGGCAGAGAGTATGTAGAAATTGTGCTCACGGGCGATACTTTTGATGATGCCTACAAAGAAGCCGTTAAATATTGCGATGAGCACAACAGCGTGTTTATCCATCCTTTTGACGATGAAAAAGTAATTGCCGGACAAGGAACCGTAGGCGTAGAAATTCTGGAAGATGCGGAAGAAAATATTGACATACTGTTCGTTCCCATTGGCGGCGGCGGACTAATAGCCGGTGTCGGCAGTTATTTTAAACAACTCAGCCCAAGCACCCAAATCATTGGCGTTGAACCACTTGGCGCGCCGGGCATGAAAGTATCCATGGAAAAAGGCGAGGTGGTATCGCTTGAAAAAATAGACAAGTTTGTAGACGGAGCAGCCGTGCAGCGTGTCGGCAATATTACCTTTGAAATTTGCAAGGAAGTTATTTCGGACATAACGTTGGTGCCCGAAGGTAAGGTGTGCTCTACCATTCTGCAACTTTACAACGAAGATGCCATTGTGGTTGAGCCTGCCGGCGCATTGTCTATTGCAGCACTGGACTATCACAGAGATACCATCAAGGGCAAAAATGTGGTTTGCATTGTCAGCGGCAGCAACAACGACATCACCCGAATGGAAGAAATCAAAGAACGCTCGTTGCTGTTTGAGGGACTGAAACACTACTTCATCATCAGTTTTCCGCAACGCTCGGGTGCACTGCGCGAATTTGTGGTGAACGTGCTGGGGCCTAACGATAACATTGTACATTTTGAATACACCAAAAAGAACAACCGCGACCGTGCACCTGCCCTGATAGGCATAGAAGTGAATCATCCGGACGACTATGAAAAGTTGGTGCAAAGGATGCATGAACGCAACGTCGGCTTTGAACACTTGAACGAACGCCCTGAACTTTTTTCTATTCTGATTTGAGCAGAAGAGACCTTGTTTTTTTGCGTGATACCGCATGGCTGACCCTGAGTGCTTTCGGTGGCCCCCAGGCGCATGTCGCATTGTTTTTAAAAATATTGGTAGAAAAAAGACGCTACCTGACCGAGGGCGAACTGATGGAGATTAACGCACTGTGTCAGCTATTGCCCGGCCCGTCTTCTACGCAAACCCTCACGGCAATTGCCTACAAAAGAGGGGGGCTTTTGTTGGCATTGCTTTGCCTTGCCATATGGCTGCTGCCTGCCTTCGGGCTGGTAACTTCTTTTGCACTAATGCTTATTTTTTGGCAGGGTGAACAAAAAAATCTGAATTTGTGGGCTTACACGCAACTTATGCAGCCCATTGCTGTGGGTTTGGTAGCCCATGCGGGTTTTGTGATTGTTCGCAAGTTGGTGCAAACCCGCGAGGCAGTGTTAATTACGCTTATGGCTGCCGTTGCAGCTTATTTTTTGCGTACTCCTTTTTTGCTACCGGTACTGATGGTGCTTTCCGGCCTTGCTACCTCGCTGAAATACAGGGACTTTGTGCGAGAAGAAAAAACGGCTTTAAACATCCAATGGAAATACCTCATCATCTTTGCCGTGCTGTTTATCGGGATAGCTGCCTTAGGAGGTATTACCCGCTCGCTCCCCATTCGTTTGTTGGAAAATTTTTACCGCAACGGCACATTGGTTTTTGGAGGCGGGCAGGTGCTGGTGCCGGTTTTATACAACGAATTTGTGGAATTTAAGCACTACCTGTCTTCTTCAGAGTTTCTTTCAGGATACGCCCTTTTGCAGGTAGTACCCGGCCCTGTATTTTCGTTTTCGGGATATATTGGTGCGCTGACCATGCGCGGCGAAGGCATTGGCGGCATGATTTTGGGCAGCCTGATGGCTACCATCGGGATTAATCTGCCCGGCACGCTGTTTATATTTTTTGCCTATCCGTTTTGGGAGCAACTCAAAAAGTACCGCCCCGTAAGAGCCTCGCTGGAAGGCATTAATGCGGCAAGCGCGGGATTGGTTATTGCTGCCGTTTTCTTGCTGTGGGAGCCAATGGCGCACACAAGCCTTAATATAGGTGTAGCTGTTGTTACTTTCTTACTGTTGCAATTTACGCACATCTCTGCGCCCCTTATTGTGCTCGGAGGCATTCTGGCAGGCTGGGTAATGGTACGCCTCTAACCTACCCGAGTACCCATGAAATCGGGGCTGTCTAAGCGGTTCAACGCATCCGCATGGGCAATAATCACCTCTTTAATCCCTTTCTCCACGGCAGAAAGTGCATTTTCCAATTTAGGAATCATACCTGCCGATATAGTGCCGTCGGCCTTGTACTGTTCAAACAATGAGCGGTTGATGCGTGGAATCACACTTTCCTCATCGTCGGGGTTAGTAAGCACGCCTTTTTTCTCAAAGCAATACATCAAACGCGTGGGAAAATGCGGTGCCAAAGCTGTTGCAATAGCCGCCGCCATTGTATCGGCATTGGTGTTGAGCAGTTGCCCTTCGCCATCGTGGGTAATAGGAGCAATTACAGGGACAGCACAATCTTCAATTATGCGCACCAGCATCAACTGATTGACTTTTTTAACATCACCTACCCAGCCGTAATCTACCCCGTTTTTAGGGGGGCGCTTTTCGGCAGTT from Rhodoflexus caldus carries:
- a CDS encoding peptidylprolyl isomerase produces the protein MMRKNLITSLLAFVLTLPLFAQSDGIIVDKIIVKVNDYIILKSDLEKAYQSAIENTQQQLPPEAKCQILQQLLINKMLVAKAEIDSVMVSDVEVNNNLDRRMAYFEQQFGSLQKIEQAYNKTIAQFKEELRPTIQENMIVNKMQNEITKDVEVTPRQVKRYFHSIPKDSLPYLPAEVEVGVIVRYPVVSKSEKDKVKAKLQDLKKQILSGKARFEELASTYSEDLGSASRGGELGFHGRGELVPPYEAMALSLEPGEISEPVESEFGIHMIQLIERRGNRYNSRHILIRPEPTEQDIKDAEKYLDSLRTIILSGKQPFEKVALANSDDKSTKASGGILQNPETKSTHLSKDELEYSMFMTLDTMKVGSITRPLRFRTDDGKNAVRILYFKSRIPPHQLNLEMDYQKIQAAALQEERNKVLSKWFNRTKSQLFIDIDPEYDRCKLLEGF
- a CDS encoding peptidyl-prolyl cis-trans isomerase: MSRIFLAGIWMCLTACGIDRTEAEQPIAKVYDTYLMPSDIQSIVSDAATPEDSLRIVESYVQTWAKTQLLYHEAVTNANLNLDEIERRVMEYKYQLITHAFLQQYIAENLDTLITDHQIRAYYEANKANFELKQNIVKGLLFKISDQTPDKAKAYAWLRSRNPSDWEQLRSYAFSYTQNPVISDTTWIPLADLIRNTPLRNEIKNEVQFLATQHYATATDGEYFYMLKIFEYKMADQTSPLEFVKEQIRDILLNQRKMSLQHQLEVSLLEKAKRSNNYKITAD
- the ilvA gene encoding threonine ammonia-lyase, with product MHADKLLRQIVVHTPLQYNANLSEKYQANIWLKREDLQVVRSYKLRGAYNKISSLSREELDRGVVCASAGNHAQGVAFSCKLLKIKGTIFMPTPTPLQKIKQVKFFGREYVEIVLTGDTFDDAYKEAVKYCDEHNSVFIHPFDDEKVIAGQGTVGVEILEDAEENIDILFVPIGGGGLIAGVGSYFKQLSPSTQIIGVEPLGAPGMKVSMEKGEVVSLEKIDKFVDGAAVQRVGNITFEICKEVISDITLVPEGKVCSTILQLYNEDAIVVEPAGALSIAALDYHRDTIKGKNVVCIVSGSNNDITRMEEIKERSLLFEGLKHYFIISFPQRSGALREFVVNVLGPNDNIVHFEYTKKNNRDRAPALIGIEVNHPDDYEKLVQRMHERNVGFEHLNERPELFSILI
- the argB gene encoding acetylglutamate kinase, which codes for MLTVVKIGGNIIDDPQKLADFLTDFAALEGFKILIHGGGKIATRFSERLGIPVQMHEGRRITDAETLEVITMVYGGLVNKQIVAALQARKCNALGLIGADINLVTAEKRPPKNGVDYGWVGDVKKVNQLMLVRIIEDCAVPVIAPITHDGEGQLLNTNADTMAAAIATALAPHFPTRLMYCFEKKGVLTNPDDEESVIPRINRSLFEQYKADGTISAGMIPKLENALSAVEKGIKEVIIAHADALNRLDSPDFMGTRVG
- the chrA gene encoding chromate efflux transporter, with the protein product MSRRDLVFLRDTAWLTLSAFGGPQAHVALFLKILVEKRRYLTEGELMEINALCQLLPGPSSTQTLTAIAYKRGGLLLALLCLAIWLLPAFGLVTSFALMLIFWQGEQKNLNLWAYTQLMQPIAVGLVAHAGFVIVRKLVQTREAVLITLMAAVAAYFLRTPFLLPVLMVLSGLATSLKYRDFVREEKTALNIQWKYLIIFAVLFIGIAALGGITRSLPIRLLENFYRNGTLVFGGGQVLVPVLYNEFVEFKHYLSSSEFLSGYALLQVVPGPVFSFSGYIGALTMRGEGIGGMILGSLMATIGINLPGTLFIFFAYPFWEQLKKYRPVRASLEGINAASAGLVIAAVFLLWEPMAHTSLNIGVAVVTFLLLQFTHISAPLIVLGGILAGWVMVRL